A stretch of Lysinibacillus agricola DNA encodes these proteins:
- the xerA gene encoding site-specific tyrosine recombinase/integron integrase, with protein MLLSEAWKKYQQDKKIEGYSSLTLKTYCFQYNLLLRFFGDIDMNEFNTDKLKEYLIRSGDHLKPSSLGHRIRCVKSLFRWSHEEGYIPKNPAAKLKEPKLGKRIPKFLSELEIEHLREACQTTMEKALFEFMYSTGCRIGEVVKLNREDIDFQTNSVIVHGKGDKEREVYFNTRCSIWLKRYLDEREDKEPCLFITDRRPKRRMSIDNLRYIIKRISNRAGIKKSIHPHQLRHSYATHMINNGAPIDVIQSLLGHEKSETTKIYAQLSGKLRQDFYSKYF; from the coding sequence ATGTTATTATCCGAAGCATGGAAAAAGTATCAACAGGATAAAAAAATCGAGGGATATTCATCACTTACATTAAAAACATATTGTTTTCAATATAATCTATTATTGCGATTTTTTGGTGATATTGATATGAACGAATTTAATACAGATAAATTAAAAGAATATTTAATACGATCAGGAGACCACTTAAAGCCTTCTAGTTTAGGACATAGAATTCGGTGTGTTAAATCACTATTTAGATGGTCACATGAAGAGGGTTATATTCCAAAAAATCCTGCAGCTAAATTAAAAGAGCCGAAATTAGGTAAAAGGATTCCTAAGTTTCTCTCAGAATTAGAGATAGAGCATTTAAGGGAAGCTTGTCAAACAACGATGGAGAAGGCACTATTTGAGTTTATGTATTCAACCGGCTGCCGTATTGGTGAAGTTGTAAAATTAAATCGCGAAGATATCGATTTTCAAACGAATTCAGTTATTGTACATGGGAAAGGTGATAAAGAAAGGGAAGTGTACTTTAATACCCGCTGTTCAATTTGGTTAAAAAGGTATTTAGATGAACGAGAGGATAAGGAACCTTGTTTGTTTATTACGGATAGAAGGCCGAAAAGGCGGATGAGCATTGATAATTTAAGATATATTATCAAGCGCATATCAAATCGAGCTGGTATAAAAAAGAGTATACATCCGCATCAATTACGACACAGCTATGCAACGCATATGATTAATAACGGTGCTCCAATTGATGTCATTCAAAGTTTACTAGGTCATGAAAAGAGTGAGACTACAAAGATATACGCTCAGCTAAGCGGAAAGCTAAGACAGGATTTTTACAGTAAATACTTTTGA
- a CDS encoding RNA polymerase sigma factor, which yields MEQIVEQYGEYLYHLNYLYMKDFQLAEEVTQDVLMKYLLHKDDFRNDASLKTYLTRIAINCCHDELRKQKRKSFISKLLPLGRTEPSVEQTYISTEDYSTLKQIVFALPLHYREVIILFYYEEFDVSEIASLLNVSQNTVRTRIRRARELLKTNQELEAIFYEGI from the coding sequence TTGGAACAAATCGTAGAACAATATGGTGAATATTTATATCATCTTAATTATTTGTATATGAAGGATTTTCAGCTTGCAGAGGAAGTTACACAGGACGTACTAATGAAGTATCTATTACATAAAGACGATTTTAGAAATGATGCTTCATTGAAAACCTATTTAACTCGTATCGCTATTAATTGTTGTCATGATGAACTACGAAAACAAAAGAGAAAATCATTTATTTCAAAACTTTTACCACTAGGCAGAACTGAACCATCAGTGGAGCAAACGTATATATCAACTGAAGATTATTCAACTTTAAAGCAAATTGTCTTCGCATTACCACTTCATTATAGGGAAGTCATTATACTGTTTTATTATGAAGAATTTGATGTTTCTGAAATTGCAAGTTTATTAAATGTATCACAAAACACCGTTCGTACAAGGATTCGTCGAGCGAGAGAATTGTTGAAAACAAATCAGGAACTGGAGGCAATATTTTATGAAGGAATTTAA
- a CDS encoding IS3 family transposase, with product MSKIIFSPKQILQLQKNPNVQQVSERTITYTDTFKSQFIDEYFAGKTPRQIFKEYGFDEEIIGIKRIEQSAFRWRKAYEKNGLIGLTDTRKSGSGRPIKRELTAAEVIERQAARIQLLEGQVDLLKKLEATERGLLNDSQKLSTNKVFQLISDTLTQFPFERMVTYFCNLLKVSRSGYYSYLQASDARALREQKDLKARDLILKAFDRRGYKKGSRSIKMTLEQDFQCVMSRKKIQRIMRKFGIVCPHRKPNPYKQMAKATKEHRVVPNKLNREFKQGIPGKVLLTDISYVPYNGKCMAYLSTIKDASTNEILAYHVSDRITLEIATETIKKLISNKRVQLHSEAFIHSDQGVHYTSPRYQTLLKKHGLGQSMSRRGNCWDNAPQESFFGHFKDEVDFSSLKTLEELKAKINHYMVYYNNYRYQWNLKRMAPVQYRNHLLAA from the coding sequence ATGAGTAAAATTATATTTTCACCAAAACAGATACTACAACTTCAAAAAAATCCAAACGTACAACAGGTTAGCGAACGTACGATTACCTATACAGATACATTTAAGAGTCAATTCATTGATGAATACTTCGCAGGGAAAACACCGAGACAAATTTTTAAGGAATATGGCTTTGATGAAGAGATAATTGGGATCAAACGTATTGAACAATCAGCCTTTCGTTGGCGTAAAGCGTATGAAAAGAACGGCTTAATTGGCTTAACGGATACACGAAAATCTGGATCAGGTAGACCAATTAAACGCGAATTAACAGCCGCAGAAGTCATTGAAAGACAAGCTGCACGCATTCAACTATTGGAGGGGCAAGTAGATTTACTAAAAAAGCTCGAAGCGACAGAAAGGGGGCTGCTAAACGACAGCCAAAAACTAAGCACAAATAAGGTCTTTCAACTCATTTCAGATACGCTCACTCAGTTTCCATTTGAACGGATGGTGACGTATTTTTGTAACCTCTTAAAGGTTTCTCGTTCAGGCTATTATAGCTATTTACAGGCGAGTGATGCGCGAGCCTTGAGAGAACAGAAGGATTTAAAGGCACGCGATTTGATTTTAAAAGCCTTTGATCGTCGTGGTTATAAGAAAGGCTCTCGTTCGATTAAAATGACACTCGAGCAGGATTTTCAATGTGTGATGAGCCGTAAAAAAATCCAGCGTATTATGCGCAAGTTCGGGATTGTCTGCCCGCATCGTAAACCGAATCCATATAAACAAATGGCGAAAGCAACGAAGGAACATCGTGTTGTGCCAAATAAATTAAATCGTGAATTTAAGCAAGGTATCCCTGGGAAAGTATTATTAACGGACATCAGCTATGTGCCATATAACGGAAAGTGTATGGCTTATTTGTCGACGATAAAAGATGCCTCGACGAACGAAATTTTAGCGTACCATGTCTCAGATCGAATCACGCTCGAAATCGCTACGGAAACGATTAAAAAATTGATCAGTAATAAGCGCGTTCAGCTTCATTCAGAGGCCTTTATCCATTCAGATCAAGGGGTTCACTATACAAGCCCACGCTATCAAACGCTCTTAAAAAAACATGGCTTAGGTCAATCGATGTCACGCCGAGGAAACTGTTGGGACAATGCGCCACAGGAATCGTTTTTCGGTCATTTTAAAGACGAAGTAGACTTTAGCTCCTTGAAGACACTTGAGGAACTAAAAGCCAAAATCAATCACTACATGGTCTATTACAATAATTATCGTTATCAATGGAATCTAAAAAGGATGGCTCCTGTACAATACAGAAACCATCTCTTAGCTGCTTAA
- the vanR gene encoding VanR-ABDEGLN family response regulator transcription factor produces MDINILVVDDEKEIADLIELYLKNENFNVYKFYDAQEALACIHSIKLDLAILDVMMPDIDGFEICRRIREQYHFPVIMLTAKEEEIDKITGLTLGADDYITKPFRPLEVIARVKAQIRRFTKYNHQETLQNDPIIDFSGLILEQNTRRCMLNEKQLSLTPTEFSILWFLCVNRGRVVSSEEVFQEVWGEKYYSGNNTVMVHIRHLREKMYDSAENPKFIKTVWGVGYTIEK; encoded by the coding sequence ATGGATATAAATATTCTTGTAGTTGATGACGAAAAGGAAATTGCGGATTTAATTGAGCTTTATTTAAAAAATGAAAATTTTAATGTTTATAAATTTTATGATGCTCAGGAAGCGTTAGCGTGCATACATTCGATCAAATTGGATCTTGCTATTCTTGATGTGATGATGCCTGACATCGATGGTTTCGAAATTTGCCGAAGAATTCGCGAACAATATCATTTTCCGGTGATTATGTTAACAGCGAAGGAAGAAGAAATAGATAAAATTACGGGGCTTACACTTGGGGCTGATGACTACATAACTAAGCCATTTCGCCCATTGGAGGTTATTGCAAGGGTTAAGGCTCAAATTCGCAGATTTACAAAGTACAATCATCAGGAGACATTACAAAATGATCCGATTATTGATTTTTCGGGTTTGATTTTAGAGCAAAATACTCGGAGATGTATGTTAAATGAAAAACAACTGTCTCTAACACCTACAGAGTTCTCTATATTGTGGTTTTTATGTGTAAATCGAGGGCGTGTCGTTTCATCAGAAGAAGTATTTCAAGAAGTATGGGGGGAGAAATATTATAGCGGTAACAATACGGTAATGGTTCACATTAGGCATTTACGGGAAAAGATGTATGATTCCGCAGAGAACCCTAAATTTATAAAAACTGTCTGGGGAGTGGGATATACCATTGAAAAATGA
- a CDS encoding sensor histidine kinase yields MLQILLILVIALLVGYIISYVFIDGVLQAPFADWFIRFCENVLQLDYYSAQRAYGVLFQQNKSLWLSIGLIILLLVIFYFALSRFTKYFNQIAIGVNMLSEESNQEITLPSELDFMEKKLNDVKNKLEKRARDAQEAEQRKSDLVVYLAHDIKTPLTSMIGYLSLLDEAKDMPVDQKEKYVKISLEKSYRLEQLINEFFEISRFNLQSIILDKESINLNYMLMQLADEFYPLLAPKGQQAIVNIEGEMKVFADANKLARVFNNILKNAIAYSDDNSIIHISAHHQNDQTFISFTNKKKTIPPQKLKTIFEKFYRLDSARSTQSGGAGLGLAIANEIVHAHGGTISASSNDEKTVFTVMLPTLS; encoded by the coding sequence ATGCTTCAAATTTTGCTGATTTTAGTAATAGCATTGTTGGTCGGCTATATCATAAGCTATGTGTTTATTGATGGTGTCTTACAAGCCCCATTCGCTGATTGGTTTATTCGATTTTGTGAAAACGTGCTACAGCTTGACTATTATTCGGCACAGAGAGCCTATGGAGTTTTATTTCAACAAAATAAGTCCCTTTGGTTATCGATAGGCTTAATTATTTTGCTTTTAGTAATTTTTTATTTTGCACTTTCTCGATTTACGAAGTATTTTAATCAAATTGCTATAGGTGTTAATATGCTTTCAGAGGAATCAAATCAGGAAATAACTCTTCCTTCTGAGTTAGATTTTATGGAGAAAAAACTAAATGATGTTAAAAATAAATTAGAAAAACGGGCAAGGGATGCACAGGAGGCTGAGCAGCGCAAAAGTGATTTAGTTGTTTACTTAGCCCATGATATTAAAACACCGCTGACATCTATGATTGGTTACTTGAGTCTGTTGGATGAGGCAAAGGACATGCCTGTAGACCAAAAAGAAAAGTATGTGAAGATTTCACTAGAAAAATCATATAGGCTAGAACAGTTGATTAATGAATTTTTTGAAATCAGTAGATTTAACTTACAGTCCATTATTTTAGATAAAGAATCCATTAATTTAAATTATATGTTAATGCAATTGGCAGATGAATTTTATCCCTTATTGGCCCCTAAAGGACAGCAAGCAATTGTGAATATCGAGGGAGAAATGAAGGTTTTTGCGGATGCCAATAAATTAGCGAGGGTATTTAATAATATTTTAAAAAATGCCATAGCCTATAGCGATGATAACAGTATAATTCATATTAGCGCACACCATCAAAATGATCAGACATTTATTTCTTTTACAAATAAGAAAAAAACAATTCCACCACAAAAATTAAAGACGATTTTTGAAAAGTTCTATCGTTTGGATTCTGCCAGATCGACCCAATCAGGTGGGGCGGGGCTTGGTCTTGCAATTGCCAATGAAATAGTTCATGCACATGGAGGAACGATATCAGCTTCAAGTAATGATGAAAAAACAGTTTTCACTGTTATGCTTCCAACACTTTCTTAA
- a CDS encoding D-alanyl-D-alanine carboxypeptidase family protein — protein sequence MFKRKRFYSLILLIISFLVYMFVKEYPFQHSKLEIFDNPQLEMPKKSDKNLDVNLHSSNAILVNLDTNKILLDKGSDEVIYPASLTKIMTVLVAIENIPNLQEKILLPKSIFKDLYEENASMAGFLPNEEVTAEDLLYGAMLPSGADASIGLADYIAGSESKFVKLMNEKAKQLGMNNTHFMNATGLHHPDHYTSVKDISILLQYALTNNTFRDIYTAERYSIKSTNLHPEGITVTSRMFNNLHSIEKTRGEIIGGKTGYTEQAGLCLASLATIKGEEYILVTVGAKGDPRTEQFNITDALAVYQQLY from the coding sequence ATGTTTAAAAGAAAAAGATTTTATAGCCTAATATTACTGATTATTAGTTTTCTGGTGTACATGTTTGTAAAAGAATATCCATTTCAACATTCAAAGCTAGAAATATTTGATAATCCCCAGCTGGAAATGCCAAAGAAAAGTGATAAAAATCTTGATGTGAATTTACACAGCTCAAATGCTATATTAGTGAACTTAGATACCAATAAAATTTTACTGGACAAAGGTAGCGATGAAGTTATTTATCCTGCTTCTTTGACGAAGATCATGACGGTTCTAGTTGCAATTGAAAATATCCCGAATTTACAGGAAAAGATTTTGCTTCCTAAAAGTATATTTAAGGATTTGTATGAAGAGAATGCTTCTATGGCAGGCTTTCTTCCTAATGAGGAGGTAACAGCAGAGGATTTACTTTATGGTGCAATGCTGCCTTCTGGTGCGGATGCTTCTATTGGTTTAGCCGATTACATTGCTGGATCGGAGAGTAAATTTGTAAAGTTAATGAACGAAAAAGCTAAACAGCTAGGTATGAATAACACACATTTTATGAATGCAACAGGACTCCATCATCCTGATCATTATACGAGTGTGAAAGATATTTCGATACTTTTACAATATGCTTTAACCAATAACACCTTTCGGGATATCTATACGGCGGAAAGATACTCAATAAAGTCAACGAATCTTCATCCAGAGGGAATAACGGTGACGAGTCGAATGTTTAATAATTTGCATTCTATTGAAAAGACGAGAGGTGAAATAATTGGCGGCAAAACTGGCTACACAGAGCAAGCAGGCTTATGCTTAGCAAGTCTAGCGACAATTAAAGGCGAGGAGTATATTCTAGTAACAGTAGGTGCTAAGGGTGACCCACGAACAGAGCAGTTCAATATTACAGATGCATTAGCCGTGTATCAACAACTTTATTAA
- a CDS encoding hydroxymyristoyl-ACP dehydratase, with amino-acid sequence MKHPSTNILENKEELFIPEKALDKDFCDRLVKKIHKNILNENIANDVYMSYFVIFDQQYKLKEIRYLLDVLKLQADEIIRSKPVYITLSGVILSLIVIIASAINTKLMFGISFVQIIALAVLSFTVAVLCISYKIEKEYKKIYEVIKLIDYYLSFHKK; translated from the coding sequence TTGAAACATCCCAGCACAAATATTTTAGAAAATAAAGAGGAATTATTTATACCTGAAAAAGCATTAGATAAAGATTTTTGTGATCGATTAGTGAAAAAAATTCATAAAAATATACTGAATGAAAATATAGCAAACGATGTTTATATGTCCTATTTTGTTATTTTTGATCAACAATATAAATTGAAAGAAATTCGATATTTATTAGATGTTTTGAAATTGCAAGCAGATGAAATTATTAGATCTAAACCAGTTTATATTACATTGAGTGGTGTGATATTATCATTGATTGTAATAATTGCTTCTGCCATTAATACTAAGCTGATGTTTGGGATCTCGTTTGTCCAAATAATTGCCCTAGCAGTTTTGAGTTTTACTGTAGCTGTATTGTGTATTTCCTATAAAATAGAAAAAGAATATAAAAAAATATATGAAGTCATTAAATTAATTGACTATTATTTAAGTTTTCACAAGAAGTAG
- a CDS encoding DinB family protein has protein sequence MQSTIDRLNFWISKVPEEFHQMSDSEISKRPAPQKWSKKEILGHLCDSAINNLERFIKIQYDKQPFVLTSYDQVQWVKIQGYQELPIDEVLNLWVSLNKKIINVIKNIPNERLALQCDVGNNQIMTLQWLIQDYLEHTEHHLKKQILIKIEQFSQ, from the coding sequence ATGCAAAGTACTATTGATCGACTAAATTTTTGGATAAGCAAGGTTCCAGAGGAGTTTCATCAAATGTCTGATTCAGAGATATCAAAACGACCTGCGCCTCAAAAGTGGTCAAAAAAAGAGATATTAGGCCACTTATGCGACTCTGCCATTAATAATTTGGAAAGGTTCATTAAAATACAATACGATAAGCAGCCTTTTGTACTAACTTCTTATGATCAAGTACAGTGGGTAAAAATCCAAGGGTATCAAGAGTTACCTATTGATGAAGTATTAAATTTATGGGTGAGCTTAAATAAAAAAATTATAAATGTTATTAAAAATATCCCCAATGAAAGGCTAGCCCTTCAATGTGACGTAGGAAATAATCAAATAATGACTCTCCAATGGCTTATCCAAGACTACCTGGAACATACGGAACATCATTTGAAAAAACAAATTTTAATAAAAATTGAGCAGTTTTCTCAATAG
- a CDS encoding polysaccharide deacetylase family protein has protein sequence MKKFLFLLPICLLTISFFYVKADAERYENKGRKFYEEAGQIVWEINTDEKIIALTFDDGPHRKYTSQILDLLAKYNAKATFFIVGQNAQKNPEVISRMYTEGHELANHTFTHPLRTNVSNLLNEIKQTNETIHNITGFTPTLFRPVEGQYSDAMIEAIAKEGYKVVMWSWHLDTLDWKSPGANRIVETVLKGVKEGNIVLFHDGGGNRQQTVKAMEKILPELEKQGYRFVTVSELLDVQSKKGKKK, from the coding sequence TTGAAAAAATTCCTGTTTTTATTACCTATTTGCCTTTTAACTATCTCCTTTTTTTATGTAAAAGCCGACGCAGAAAGATATGAAAATAAAGGAAGAAAGTTTTATGAAGAAGCAGGACAAATTGTATGGGAAATCAATACGGATGAAAAAATTATTGCTCTTACCTTTGATGATGGGCCACATCGCAAGTACACATCTCAGATTTTAGATTTATTAGCCAAATACAATGCAAAAGCAACTTTCTTTATTGTTGGTCAAAATGCACAAAAAAATCCCGAGGTCATATCAAGAATGTATACGGAAGGTCATGAGCTAGCCAATCATACATTTACTCATCCCTTAAGGACGAATGTCTCGAACTTACTTAATGAGATAAAGCAAACGAATGAAACCATTCATAACATAACCGGCTTTACTCCTACTTTATTCCGGCCTGTTGAAGGGCAGTATTCGGATGCAATGATTGAAGCGATTGCTAAAGAAGGATATAAAGTTGTTATGTGGTCATGGCATCTAGATACTTTAGACTGGAAAAGTCCAGGTGCGAATAGAATTGTGGAAACTGTGTTAAAAGGTGTTAAAGAAGGCAATATCGTTCTTTTTCATGATGGAGGCGGAAATCGCCAGCAGACTGTCAAAGCAATGGAAAAAATATTACCCGAACTTGAAAAGCAAGGATATCGTTTTGTCACGGTTTCTGAATTACTCGACGTGCAGAGTAAAAAAGGCAAAAAGAAATAA
- a CDS encoding GNAT family N-acetyltransferase, which yields MSKVEMVELNNELLEGVGSYCLRSKKKSTGYINKNRWLNNRFEEGLKYVQLLDNKKQAGFIEYTDAEYSSRVVHADGYLVIHCLWVSEVGKGYGTRLINKCLEDAKKLSKKGVVVITNSKTSWTPSKEIFLKNDFQLIDTAPYDFELLVYPLSNEAEQPYFPNDWEARLKKFNDLTILRSFQCPYVEIATENIMAGANKLNIPVELIDFKNREELMGFSPTPYGIFSVIFKGQLITFHRLTVHSVVKKLRELTKNSLM from the coding sequence TTGTCTAAGGTTGAAATGGTTGAATTAAATAATGAACTTTTAGAGGGTGTTGGGAGCTATTGTCTTAGAAGTAAGAAGAAATCAACTGGCTATATAAATAAGAATAGATGGCTGAATAATAGATTTGAAGAAGGCTTGAAATATGTGCAACTTCTTGATAATAAAAAACAAGCAGGGTTTATTGAATATACAGATGCAGAATATTCTTCAAGAGTTGTTCATGCTGATGGTTATTTAGTGATTCATTGTTTGTGGGTAAGTGAAGTTGGAAAAGGTTACGGTACTCGATTAATCAATAAATGTTTAGAAGATGCAAAAAAGCTAAGCAAAAAGGGTGTTGTCGTTATTACGAATTCAAAAACATCTTGGACGCCGAGTAAAGAGATTTTTTTGAAAAACGATTTTCAACTTATTGATACGGCGCCATATGATTTTGAATTACTTGTCTATCCATTGAGCAACGAAGCCGAACAACCATATTTTCCAAATGATTGGGAAGCGCGATTAAAAAAATTTAATGACTTAACTATTCTGCGTTCATTTCAATGTCCATACGTAGAAATTGCAACTGAAAACATTATGGCTGGTGCAAATAAATTGAATATACCCGTTGAACTTATTGATTTCAAAAATAGAGAAGAGTTGATGGGATTTTCGCCAACCCCGTACGGTATTTTTTCTGTCATCTTTAAGGGGCAGCTTATTACTTTTCATAGGCTAACAGTCCATTCGGTTGTCAAAAAATTAAGAGAACTTACTAAAAACAGCTTAATGTAA
- a CDS encoding peptidoglycan recognition protein family protein gives MVTIRQKLVTASQAVKITNGKNNAKKYIVVHETDNTNIGADADAHARLQVNGNSRQASWHWQVDDKEAVQSFEHYWECWGAGTYIGNKQGIQVEICVNSDGNYLKAVQNAASLIAKIIKDENIALQNIVQHNYFSGKNCPRNIRAGKSTLDAIY, from the coding sequence TTGGTAACAATCCGCCAAAAATTAGTAACAGCTTCACAAGCAGTCAAAATTACAAATGGTAAAAATAATGCAAAAAAATATATTGTCGTTCATGAAACAGATAATACAAACATCGGAGCCGATGCTGATGCCCATGCTCGTCTACAGGTAAATGGTAATAGCAGGCAAGCTAGCTGGCATTGGCAAGTGGATGATAAGGAAGCAGTACAATCATTTGAACATTATTGGGAATGCTGGGGAGCAGGGACTTATATCGGTAATAAACAAGGAATTCAAGTGGAGATTTGTGTAAATAGCGATGGAAATTATTTAAAAGCTGTGCAAAATGCTGCGAGTCTTATCGCAAAAATTATTAAAGACGAAAATATAGCGTTACAAAATATTGTTCAACACAATTATTTTAGTGGGAAAAATTGCCCCCGTAATATTCGTGCTGGCAAAAGTACCTTGGACGCAATTTATTAA
- a CDS encoding SPOR domain-containing protein yields the protein MQNPPVDTKKYRILTGTYSTLKAAESATKVMKTTFGWLVHIEQDGKNYRIKTGTFTGINAAKNAEIKIKNAKLAQVTYIKDA from the coding sequence ATACAAAACCCGCCAGTAGATACGAAAAAATATCGAATTTTAACTGGGACGTATAGTACCCTTAAAGCGGCAGAAAGTGCAACAAAGGTGATGAAAACAACATTTGGCTGGCTTGTTCACATTGAGCAAGACGGCAAAAATTATCGTATTAAAACAGGAACTTTTACAGGGATTAACGCAGCGAAAAATGCAGAAATTAAAATTAAAAATGCGAAATTGGCGCAAGTTACGTATATTAAAGATGCCTAA
- a CDS encoding S41 family peptidase, giving the protein MDEQKKDGIEQQQEQTVAEVKPAGQFIRMKPFKFIMLMFFTILITAGLTIFALTFGEKKVVEVKVPIERAEFTKLYEAFDLLKNNYYKDIDDAKVVDGAINGMFDALDDPYSDFMVKEEADQFNSGLSSSFQGIGAEIQERNGFITVVSPIKNSPAEKAGLLPKDIILTVDEKSIQGFSASEAVALIRGEKGTPVKLTVKRGENTEPIKMTIIRDEIPVETVYGEMLDGNIAHIQITSFSEQTAQELEKILADYEGKGMKGIVLDLRQNPGGYLDAAIEISNLFVPDGKPIVQVQQKDEEPKITNAIAGKKYNLPVTVLVDSGSASASEILAGALKESVGAKIVGETSFGKGTVQNVAPLKDGSNLKFTTGKWLTPNGNWINEKGIAPDVKVEYPSYASLPYLDPSMEMKAGVQSNSVKAAQEMLEVLGYEPGEADGIFEQYTERAVKKLQAASDLEETGILTGDTTYALMDALRAKIKAEDPQLLKAKELLTGTPAKTE; this is encoded by the coding sequence ATGGATGAACAGAAAAAAGATGGTATAGAACAGCAGCAAGAACAAACAGTAGCTGAAGTAAAACCAGCAGGACAATTTATACGAATGAAACCGTTTAAATTTATTATGCTGATGTTCTTTACAATCCTCATTACTGCAGGCTTAACGATATTTGCGTTAACATTCGGTGAAAAGAAAGTAGTTGAAGTAAAAGTACCGATTGAACGTGCAGAGTTTACAAAATTATACGAAGCCTTTGATTTACTTAAAAACAACTATTACAAAGATATCGATGATGCAAAAGTGGTCGATGGCGCTATTAACGGCATGTTCGACGCATTAGATGATCCGTATTCTGATTTTATGGTGAAGGAAGAAGCAGACCAATTTAATTCTGGATTGTCTTCTAGCTTCCAAGGAATTGGTGCGGAAATTCAAGAGCGTAATGGCTTTATTACAGTTGTGTCACCTATAAAAAATTCTCCTGCTGAAAAGGCTGGATTACTTCCGAAAGATATTATATTAACGGTTGATGAGAAAAGCATTCAAGGATTCAGTGCTTCTGAAGCGGTAGCACTAATTCGTGGTGAAAAAGGTACACCTGTGAAATTAACCGTGAAACGTGGCGAAAATACTGAGCCTATTAAAATGACGATTATTCGTGATGAAATTCCGGTTGAAACGGTCTACGGTGAAATGCTTGATGGCAATATTGCCCATATCCAAATTACCTCTTTCAGCGAACAAACTGCTCAAGAGCTAGAAAAAATTCTTGCAGATTATGAAGGTAAAGGTATGAAAGGTATCGTATTAGATTTACGCCAAAATCCTGGTGGCTACCTAGATGCTGCAATAGAAATTTCGAATTTATTCGTTCCTGATGGCAAACCGATTGTACAAGTTCAACAAAAAGACGAAGAACCGAAGATTACAAATGCTATTGCTGGTAAAAAATATAATTTACCTGTAACAGTTCTTGTCGATAGTGGCAGTGCTTCTGCATCTGAAATATTAGCCGGTGCATTAAAAGAATCTGTCGGTGCTAAAATTGTTGGAGAAACATCTTTCGGTAAAGGTACAGTGCAAAATGTTGCACCATTAAAAGATGGCTCTAACCTTAAATTCACAACAGGTAAATGGCTAACGCCAAATGGTAACTGGATTAATGAAAAGGGCATTGCTCCTGATGTGAAAGTGGAATACCCTTCTTATGCATCATTACCATACTTGGATCCATCTATGGAGATGAAAGCGGGCGTGCAGTCTAACTCTGTAAAAGCGGCTCAAGAAATGCTAGAAGTTCTAGGATACGAGCCTGGTGAAGCAGACGGTATTTTTGAACAATATACAGAACGTGCAGTGAAAAAACTGCAAGCTGCAAGTGATCTTGAAGAAACTGGTATTTTAACTGGCGATACAACGTATGCTTTAATGGATGCATTACGTGCAAAAATAAAAGCAGAAGATCCTCAATTGTTAAAAGCAAAAGAACTACTTACTGGTACGCCAGCAAAAACTGAGTAA